Proteins from one Planctomyces sp. SH-PL62 genomic window:
- a CDS encoding type I polyketide synthase: MAIIGMGCLFPMAEDLERYWSNIRDRLDAVIDVPETHWRPEDYFDADPKAADRTYAHRGGFLSPVDFPLLDFGVSPNAVEATDTTQLLGLLVARKALEDAGYGAGGRDFARDRASVILGVTGTLELVIPLGARLGHPIWRRALAEAGVEAGTAEDVVRRISDSYVGWQEASFPGLLGNVAAGRIANKLDLGGSNCVVDAACASSLGAVNLALHELASGRCDVALSGGLDTFNDIFMYMCFSKTPALSPTGDARPFSADGDGTILGEGLGILVLKRLADAERDGDRIYAVIRSMGTSSDGGGQAIYAPKAAGQVKALRRAYDQAGIAPETVGLIEAHGTGTRVGDGIEVEALEEVFRGAGAGARSCALGSVKSQIGHTKAAAGAAGLVKAALALHHKVLPPTIKVDRPVDLLAAEDSPFYVNTDNRPWVAPADHPRRAAVSAFGFGGSNFHCVLEEARPDRPGVDWGGDVQILAYSADDPKTLAAALPAWTEATTWGELRAEAARSRSTFRADHAQRLLIVARRGETEPTALLAEAIERLAGPTARPSKRVFLGKGPAAGRLAFLFPGQGSQYVGMGRDLACRFPRMLSALELADRETAPALDGARLSERIFPAPSFTDEGRKRDDERLRDTRFAQPAIGAVSLGLLGILEDFGIRPDLTGGHSFGELSALHASGRVDAPSMLRLAAERGSLMGRRDGRDAGAMLAAFAPAARLEELIRQNALDVVVANKNAPLQCVISGPVDEIARAETVLREARLSTKRLPVSAAFHSRFVADARQPFRDVLDAVTFGPSDVPTFANATGEAYPAPAEAARELLADQLAQPVEFTAMIQAMHRDGARLFVEVGPDAKLSGLVGSILDGHDHAAVATDSSREANGLVGLALALAAVAASGRPVDLAVWDGDFVPAVAGKRPGLTVPVCGAHPAPKRKAEPPRPVAKAAAAAGPVETPAPHGHSPRAAVSIERPSPRDDAPAPTTRTSQPRPSFERTMNAPDRLPTASTNGNGHAHDHDHAAVPAAVAPRRPEPQPAPSAGMAAALQQTQDHLVALQQLAQQTARLHQQFLEGQETAQRTFQTLLEQRLHLAGAPTTGQPAPSVAPTHATARTVEPVAIPAPPVSKPAPVVAVAPVVPTTPVAARPEPPKAETRRIEPAPAAKPVSAPARAVATPVVAPGPDAGPALLSVVSEKTGYPVEMLELDMQLDADLGIDSIKRVEILSALQDRLPGTPAIGPDQLGSIHTLRDIVALLGAGAAATATATATVTTAPAPAPAPVQASAGPAVAETLLSVVSEKTGYPVEMLELDMQLDADLGIDSIKRVEILSALQDRLPGTPAIGPDQLGSIHTLRDIVALLGAGAAATATATATVTTAPAPAPAPVQASAGPAVAETLLSVVSEKTGYPVEMLELDMQLDADLGIDSIKRVEILSALQDRLPGTPAIGPDQLGSIHTLRDIVALLGAGAAATVTTTIAPAPASAPVPSVVVEVAADAGVPTSSARLERLSARARALVSPDRREGLAFASGAEVWITNEDSTLTPAIKAELVGRGYRVRLIEWEETDEALAAGVPDALIVAVPAVGFDSAALKRAFRLLRSVGPKLRRRSPSALLTISRLDGRFGLDGLDTSIDPIAGGLAGLAKTAGHEWPEVSCKAVDLACDYADVDAAARAIVEELLRRGPVEVGISSQGTREIVLERVESTSGNHRRRPVLDRGDLVAITGGARGIAAEAAVALAKSYQPTLLLLGRTSAPTGPEPAWLARAVDEPAIRTAILRHTHEPTTPQKVNEQARLVLARREIEETLRRIREAGSEAIYESVDVRDRAAVRGAIERAEGRCGPVRGFVHAAGVLADRRIEDQTDAQFDMVYGTKVDGLASVFEALDPTALRAIAVFSSSTARFGRLGQVAYAAANEVLNKWSQVQARRLPDCRVVAFNWGPWDGGMVTPSLRAVFEREGLGLIPMAEGAELVALEIQESRENPVEVVVLADPPPSGPSPASTEAPGAYVEPPAAVDDFEPDLRPVFDRLIDVEAFPVLKSHVIDGHAVLPMALIMEWLCEAAVHRHPGLVVEGLDDLRLFKGVVLRDHRPAPVSLRAGKGEQRGGSLIVPVEMRGTLGEGREVVHARALVTLAERHGDGVRNLAEGPLSQMDEDRKSIYERILFHGPAMQALERIEGCNDRAIAAWVATSPAPAEWIARPLRREWLTDPLAVDAAFQVMVLWCRRRSNANSLPTAVGSYRQFRRRFPSDGVRVVLSVRQASDHRAVADVEFQDADGELVARIDGYECVIDASLDQAFRKNRLAHPRAAANPR; the protein is encoded by the coding sequence GTGGCCATCATCGGGATGGGTTGCTTGTTCCCGATGGCCGAAGACCTCGAGCGCTACTGGTCCAACATCCGCGACCGGCTGGACGCCGTCATCGACGTCCCGGAGACCCACTGGCGGCCCGAGGACTATTTCGACGCCGACCCCAAGGCGGCCGACCGCACCTACGCCCACCGGGGCGGATTCCTCTCGCCGGTCGACTTCCCGCTCCTGGATTTCGGGGTCTCCCCCAACGCCGTCGAGGCGACCGACACGACCCAGCTCCTGGGCCTGCTGGTGGCGCGGAAGGCCCTGGAAGACGCCGGCTACGGCGCGGGGGGGCGGGACTTCGCCCGCGACCGCGCCAGCGTCATCCTGGGCGTGACCGGCACGCTGGAGCTGGTCATCCCCCTGGGCGCCCGGCTGGGACATCCAATCTGGCGGCGGGCGCTCGCCGAGGCGGGGGTCGAGGCCGGCACGGCCGAGGACGTCGTGCGGCGGATCTCCGACTCCTACGTCGGCTGGCAGGAGGCCTCGTTCCCGGGCCTGCTGGGGAACGTCGCGGCCGGCCGGATCGCCAACAAGCTGGACCTCGGCGGCTCGAACTGCGTCGTCGACGCCGCCTGCGCGAGCTCGCTCGGCGCGGTGAACCTGGCGCTCCACGAGCTGGCCTCCGGACGCTGCGACGTCGCCCTCTCCGGCGGCCTCGATACGTTCAATGATATTTTTATGTATATGTGCTTCAGCAAGACCCCGGCGCTCTCGCCCACGGGGGACGCCCGGCCGTTCTCCGCGGACGGCGACGGGACGATCCTGGGCGAAGGCCTGGGCATCCTGGTGCTGAAGCGGCTTGCCGACGCCGAGCGCGACGGCGACCGGATCTACGCCGTCATCCGCTCGATGGGGACCTCGAGCGACGGCGGCGGCCAGGCGATCTACGCCCCCAAGGCGGCGGGACAGGTCAAGGCCCTGCGACGGGCCTACGACCAGGCCGGGATCGCCCCGGAGACCGTCGGGCTGATCGAGGCCCACGGCACCGGCACCAGGGTCGGCGACGGCATCGAGGTCGAGGCGCTGGAGGAGGTCTTCCGGGGTGCGGGGGCCGGGGCCCGGTCGTGCGCCCTGGGCTCGGTGAAGTCGCAAATCGGCCACACCAAGGCGGCGGCGGGGGCGGCGGGGCTCGTCAAGGCGGCCCTGGCTCTGCACCACAAGGTCCTGCCGCCGACGATCAAGGTCGATCGCCCCGTCGACCTCCTGGCGGCCGAGGATTCGCCCTTCTACGTCAACACCGACAACCGACCCTGGGTCGCCCCGGCGGACCATCCCCGCCGCGCGGCCGTCAGCGCCTTCGGCTTCGGCGGCAGCAACTTCCACTGCGTCCTGGAGGAGGCCCGGCCCGATCGACCGGGCGTCGACTGGGGCGGCGACGTCCAGATCCTCGCCTACTCGGCCGACGACCCGAAGACGCTCGCCGCCGCCCTCCCCGCCTGGACCGAGGCGACGACCTGGGGCGAGCTCCGGGCCGAAGCGGCGCGGAGCCGCTCGACCTTCCGGGCCGACCATGCTCAGCGGCTCCTCATCGTGGCTCGTCGCGGCGAGACCGAACCGACCGCACTCCTCGCCGAAGCCATCGAACGCCTGGCGGGCCCGACGGCCCGTCCCTCGAAGCGAGTCTTCCTGGGGAAAGGCCCCGCGGCCGGACGGCTGGCCTTCCTGTTCCCCGGTCAGGGATCGCAGTACGTCGGCATGGGACGCGACCTGGCCTGCCGCTTCCCCCGCATGCTCTCCGCACTCGAACTGGCCGACCGTGAGACCGCCCCAGCACTCGACGGCGCCCGGCTGAGCGAGCGGATCTTCCCCGCGCCAAGCTTCACGGACGAGGGGAGGAAGCGGGACGACGAGCGGCTTCGCGACACCCGGTTCGCCCAACCGGCCATCGGCGCGGTCTCCCTGGGACTGCTCGGAATCCTTGAGGATTTCGGGATCCGCCCCGACCTGACCGGCGGACACAGCTTCGGCGAGCTCTCCGCCTTGCACGCCTCGGGACGGGTCGACGCCCCCTCGATGCTGCGGCTCGCCGCCGAACGAGGGTCGTTGATGGGCCGGCGAGACGGTCGCGACGCCGGCGCGATGCTGGCCGCGTTCGCCCCCGCCGCCCGCCTGGAGGAACTCATCCGCCAGAACGCCCTCGACGTGGTCGTCGCCAACAAGAACGCCCCGCTCCAGTGCGTCATCTCCGGGCCGGTGGACGAGATCGCCCGGGCGGAAACCGTGCTTCGCGAGGCCAGGCTCAGCACGAAGCGCCTGCCCGTCTCGGCGGCCTTCCACAGCCGGTTCGTGGCCGACGCCCGCCAGCCCTTCCGCGACGTCCTGGACGCCGTGACCTTCGGACCCTCGGACGTCCCGACCTTCGCCAACGCGACCGGGGAGGCTTACCCGGCCCCGGCCGAGGCGGCGCGTGAACTGCTCGCCGACCAGCTCGCCCAGCCGGTCGAATTCACCGCCATGATCCAGGCGATGCACCGCGACGGGGCGAGGCTGTTCGTCGAAGTCGGTCCCGACGCCAAGCTCAGCGGGCTCGTCGGCTCGATCCTCGACGGACACGACCACGCCGCGGTGGCGACGGACTCCTCACGCGAGGCGAACGGCCTCGTCGGCCTGGCCCTGGCGCTCGCGGCCGTCGCCGCGTCGGGCCGCCCGGTCGACCTTGCAGTCTGGGACGGAGATTTCGTCCCCGCCGTCGCCGGCAAGCGTCCCGGCCTCACCGTGCCGGTCTGCGGAGCGCACCCGGCCCCGAAGCGTAAGGCCGAGCCTCCCCGGCCGGTCGCGAAGGCCGCCGCCGCCGCTGGGCCCGTGGAGACGCCCGCCCCTCACGGCCATTCCCCCCGTGCGGCCGTTTCGATCGAGCGGCCGTCGCCGCGCGACGACGCACCGGCCCCGACGACCCGGACATCCCAGCCACGACCCTCCTTCGAGCGGACCATGAACGCCCCCGACCGCCTCCCCACCGCCTCGACGAACGGCAACGGCCACGCCCACGATCACGACCACGCGGCGGTCCCCGCCGCTGTCGCGCCTCGACGGCCGGAGCCGCAGCCGGCGCCCTCCGCGGGAATGGCCGCGGCGCTCCAGCAGACCCAGGACCATCTGGTCGCGCTTCAGCAACTCGCGCAGCAGACGGCCCGCCTGCATCAGCAGTTCCTTGAAGGTCAGGAAACCGCCCAGCGGACCTTCCAGACCCTTCTGGAACAGCGGCTCCACCTGGCCGGCGCCCCCACGACGGGACAACCGGCTCCGTCGGTCGCCCCGACCCACGCGACGGCTCGAACCGTCGAGCCCGTCGCCATCCCGGCCCCGCCGGTCTCGAAGCCCGCGCCGGTCGTCGCGGTCGCGCCCGTCGTCCCGACGACGCCCGTCGCCGCCCGTCCCGAGCCGCCCAAGGCCGAAACCCGCCGCATCGAGCCCGCCCCCGCCGCGAAGCCTGTCTCCGCTCCTGCTCGCGCGGTCGCGACGCCGGTCGTCGCGCCCGGCCCGGACGCCGGCCCCGCCCTTCTGTCGGTGGTGTCGGAGAAGACGGGCTATCCGGTGGAGATGCTGGAGCTGGACATGCAGCTCGACGCCGACCTGGGGATCGACTCGATCAAGCGGGTCGAGATCCTCTCGGCGCTGCAGGACCGGCTGCCGGGGACGCCGGCGATCGGCCCGGACCAGCTGGGCTCGATCCACACCCTCCGCGACATCGTCGCCCTCCTCGGCGCCGGCGCGGCCGCGACCGCGACCGCGACCGCGACCGTGACGACCGCCCCGGCTCCGGCGCCCGCGCCGGTTCAGGCTTCGGCCGGCCCGGCGGTGGCGGAGACGCTGCTGTCGGTGGTGTCGGAGAAGACGGGCTATCCGGTGGAGATGCTGGAGCTGGACATGCAGCTCGACGCCGACCTGGGGATCGACTCGATCAAGCGGGTCGAGATCCTCTCGGCGCTGCAGGACCGGCTGCCGGGGACGCCGGCGATCGGCCCGGACCAGCTGGGCTCGATCCACACCCTCCGCGACATCGTCGCCCTCCTCGGCGCCGGCGCGGCCGCGACCGCGACCGCGACCGCGACCGTGACGACCGCCCCGGCTCCGGCGCCCGCGCCGGTTCAGGCTTCGGCCGGCCCGGCGGTGGCGGAGACGCTGCTGTCGGTGGTGTCGGAGAAGACGGGCTATCCGGTGGAGATGCTGGAGCTGGACATGCAGCTCGACGCCGACCTGGGGATCGACTCGATCAAGCGGGTCGAGATCCTCTCGGCGCTGCAGGACCGGCTGCCGGGGACGCCGGCGATCGGCCCGGACCAGCTGGGCTCGATCCACACCCTCCGCGACATCGTCGCCCTCCTCGGCGCCGGCGCGGCCGCGACCGTGACCACGACGATCGCCCCGGCTCCGGCTTCCGCTCCCGTCCCTTCGGTCGTCGTGGAGGTGGCCGCCGACGCCGGCGTTCCGACCTCCTCAGCCCGGCTGGAGCGGCTCTCGGCGCGGGCTCGCGCCCTGGTCTCGCCGGATCGTCGCGAGGGCCTCGCCTTCGCTTCGGGCGCGGAGGTCTGGATCACGAATGAGGATTCGACGCTCACGCCGGCGATCAAGGCGGAACTGGTCGGTCGCGGATATCGCGTTCGTCTCATCGAGTGGGAAGAAACCGACGAGGCGCTCGCCGCGGGCGTCCCGGACGCCCTGATCGTGGCGGTGCCGGCCGTCGGATTCGATTCGGCCGCACTGAAGCGTGCGTTCCGGCTGCTCCGGTCGGTCGGGCCGAAGCTCCGAAGGCGTTCGCCGTCGGCCTTGCTGACGATCTCGCGACTCGACGGCCGGTTCGGGCTGGACGGCCTCGATACGTCGATCGATCCGATCGCGGGGGGACTGGCGGGGCTGGCGAAGACGGCGGGCCACGAATGGCCCGAGGTGAGCTGCAAGGCCGTCGACCTCGCGTGCGACTACGCCGACGTCGACGCCGCAGCCAGGGCGATCGTCGAGGAACTGCTCCGTCGCGGGCCGGTCGAGGTCGGGATCTCGTCGCAAGGAACCCGGGAGATCGTGCTCGAACGGGTCGAGTCGACCTCGGGCAACCACCGCCGCCGTCCGGTCCTGGATCGCGGCGATCTGGTCGCGATCACGGGGGGGGCGCGGGGCATCGCCGCCGAGGCGGCCGTCGCGCTGGCGAAGTCGTACCAGCCCACCCTGCTGCTGCTCGGTCGGACCTCGGCCCCGACCGGCCCCGAGCCGGCCTGGCTCGCCCGCGCGGTCGACGAACCCGCGATCCGCACGGCGATCCTCCGCCACACCCACGAGCCGACGACCCCGCAGAAGGTCAACGAGCAGGCCCGTCTCGTCCTCGCCCGACGCGAGATCGAGGAGACGCTCCGGCGGATCCGCGAGGCCGGCTCCGAGGCGATCTACGAGTCCGTCGACGTCCGCGACCGCGCGGCCGTGCGGGGGGCGATCGAGCGGGCCGAAGGCCGCTGCGGTCCCGTCCGGGGCTTCGTCCACGCCGCCGGAGTCCTCGCCGACCGTCGAATCGAAGACCAGACCGACGCCCAGTTCGACATGGTCTACGGCACCAAGGTCGACGGCCTGGCCTCGGTCTTCGAGGCGCTCGATCCGACCGCCCTACGGGCGATCGCGGTCTTCTCCTCGTCCACGGCCCGCTTCGGCCGGCTCGGCCAGGTGGCCTATGCGGCGGCCAACGAGGTGCTCAACAAGTGGTCTCAGGTGCAGGCCCGCCGGCTGCCGGATTGCCGCGTGGTGGCGTTCAACTGGGGACCCTGGGACGGGGGCATGGTGACGCCCTCGCTTCGCGCCGTCTTCGAACGCGAGGGCCTGGGACTGATCCCAATGGCCGAGGGGGCGGAGCTCGTGGCTCTTGAGATCCAGGAGTCTCGCGAGAACCCCGTCGAGGTCGTCGTGCTGGCCGACCCGCCGCCGTCGGGGCCGTCCCCGGCGTCGACGGAGGCGCCCGGGGCGTACGTGGAGCCGCCGGCCGCGGTCGACGACTTCGAGCCCGACCTGCGACCGGTCTTCGATCGACTGATCGACGTCGAGGCGTTCCCGGTGCTCAAGTCCCACGTGATCGACGGCCACGCGGTCCTTCCGATGGCCCTGATCATGGAATGGCTCTGCGAGGCCGCCGTGCACCGGCATCCGGGCCTCGTCGTCGAAGGGCTCGACGACCTTCGTCTGTTCAAGGGCGTCGTCCTTCGGGATCACCGACCGGCCCCGGTCTCGTTGCGGGCGGGCAAGGGGGAGCAGCGGGGAGGCTCGCTGATCGTCCCGGTGGAGATGCGCGGGACGCTCGGCGAGGGGCGCGAGGTCGTCCACGCCAGGGCGCTCGTCACACTGGCCGAGCGGCATGGCGACGGGGTTCGGAACCTGGCGGAGGGGCCGCTCTCGCAGATGGACGAGGATCGCAAGTCCATCTATGAGCGGATCCTGTTCCACGGGCCGGCTATGCAGGCTCTGGAACGGATCGAGGGTTGCAACGACCGGGCGATCGCGGCCTGGGTCGCGACCTCCCCCGCCCCGGCGGAGTGGATCGCGCGGCCCTTGCGGCGGGAGTGGCTGACGGACCCCCTGGCGGTCGACGCCGCGTTTCAGGTCATGGTGCTCTGGTGCCGGCGGCGGTCGAACGCCAATTCGCTGCCGACGGCCGTGGGCTCCTATCGCCAGTTCCGGCGCCGATTCCCGAGCGACGGGGTCCGCGTCGTCCTCTCGGTGAGGCAGGCGAGCGATCACCGGGCGGTGGCGGACGTCGAATTCCAGGACGCCGACGGCGAGCTGGTCGCTCGGATCGACGGTTACGAATGCGTGATCGACGCCTCGCTCGATCAGGCGTTCCGCAAAAACCGACTGGCTCACCCTCGGGCGGCTGCGAACCCGCGATGA
- a CDS encoding cysteine desulfurase family protein, with product MSRSAVYLDNHSTTKPDPRVVEAMLPYLTEVYGNAASVSHRFGRDAAEAVERARVQVAGALGAAPREIVFTSGATEANNLAIKGVLPGLRRRGDHLVATTVEHKSVLDVVERLAREDDWKLTLVPCDESGRVDAEAVRQALRPETVLVSVMTANNEVGTINPIREIGAICHERGVVFHTDATQAVGKLDLNVEADQIDLLSLSAHKLYGPKGIGALYVRRRDPQVRLRPLFDGGGHERGMRSGTLAVPLIVGLGAAVELAIRERSVDLPRIRGLRDRLEAGIRDRVSDVTLNGHPVARLDGNLNLSFAYVDGEALMMAMRDIAVSSGAACTSAEPESSHVLRAMGRDEDSARASLRFGVGRFNTADEIDFAIELVANAVSTLRLHSAAWTAGAGRNSSEHVSG from the coding sequence GTGTCCAGGTCGGCCGTCTATCTCGACAATCATTCCACCACGAAACCCGATCCTCGGGTGGTCGAGGCGATGCTGCCTTATCTGACCGAGGTTTACGGCAATGCGGCGAGCGTCTCCCACCGTTTCGGCCGGGACGCGGCCGAGGCCGTGGAACGGGCCCGCGTGCAGGTCGCCGGGGCCCTCGGGGCGGCCCCTCGGGAGATCGTTTTCACTTCCGGGGCCACCGAGGCCAACAACCTGGCGATCAAGGGCGTGTTGCCGGGGCTTCGGCGTCGCGGCGATCATCTGGTCGCAACGACCGTGGAGCACAAGTCGGTCCTGGACGTGGTGGAACGTCTGGCCCGCGAGGACGATTGGAAGCTGACCCTGGTCCCCTGCGACGAGTCCGGTCGGGTGGACGCCGAGGCTGTGCGCCAGGCCCTCCGGCCCGAGACCGTCCTCGTCTCGGTCATGACGGCCAACAACGAGGTCGGCACCATCAACCCGATCCGGGAGATCGGCGCGATCTGCCACGAGCGCGGGGTCGTCTTCCACACCGACGCCACCCAGGCCGTCGGCAAGCTCGACCTGAACGTCGAAGCCGACCAAATCGACCTTCTCAGCCTCTCGGCGCATAAACTCTACGGTCCGAAGGGCATCGGCGCTTTGTACGTCCGTCGCCGCGATCCCCAGGTCCGGCTCCGGCCGCTGTTCGACGGCGGCGGCCATGAGCGCGGAATGCGAAGCGGGACGCTGGCCGTCCCTCTGATCGTCGGCCTCGGCGCGGCCGTCGAGCTGGCGATCCGCGAGCGGAGCGTGGACCTTCCCCGAATTCGAGGCCTGCGCGACCGGCTCGAAGCGGGAATCCGGGACCGCGTGTCGGACGTGACGCTCAACGGCCATCCGGTCGCCAGGCTGGACGGCAATCTCAATCTCAGCTTCGCCTACGTCGACGGCGAGGCGCTCATGATGGCGATGCGCGACATCGCCGTGAGTTCCGGCGCCGCCTGCACTTCGGCCGAGCCGGAGTCCAGCCACGTCCTCCGCGCGATGGGTCGCGACGAGGACTCGGCGCGGGCGAGCCTCCGGTTCGGCGTCGGCCGTTTCAACACCGCGGACGAGATCGATTTCGCAATCGAGCTCGTGGCGAACGCCGTCTCGACCCTCCGGCTGCACAGCGCTGCCTGGACGGCCGGGGCGGGGCGGAATTCGAGCGAACACGTTTCAGGTTGA
- a CDS encoding class I SAM-dependent methyltransferase has protein sequence MAYDKKQATEEFGRWSESYDRCVLQWLLFGPSHRALIRRIGAVAEGRPASILDVGCGTGVFASRVREAIPDARVVGVDLVSDMLTQGAHRWRALADAVHPVQGDSERLPFASGSFDFVTCANSFHHYPNQERAVAEMHRVLKPGGRLLLIDGYRDAPWGWFIYDVCVTYREGNVHHASAQRFREILDRAGFQAVAQKVHRGPAPFLLNEAIAAEPAPLYPAPHFHLRTPATAPREAEV, from the coding sequence GTGGCGTACGACAAGAAGCAGGCGACGGAGGAGTTCGGTCGCTGGAGCGAGAGCTACGATCGCTGCGTGCTCCAGTGGCTTTTGTTCGGCCCCTCGCATCGTGCCCTGATCCGCCGGATCGGGGCGGTCGCCGAGGGCCGGCCGGCCTCGATCCTCGATGTGGGCTGCGGGACCGGCGTTTTCGCGTCGAGGGTCCGCGAGGCGATTCCCGACGCGAGAGTGGTCGGGGTCGACCTCGTTTCCGACATGCTGACGCAGGGCGCCCACCGTTGGCGGGCCCTCGCCGACGCCGTCCATCCCGTCCAGGGGGACAGCGAGCGACTGCCGTTCGCATCGGGGTCGTTCGACTTCGTCACCTGCGCGAACAGCTTCCACCACTACCCGAACCAGGAGCGGGCCGTGGCGGAGATGCACCGCGTCCTGAAGCCCGGCGGGCGACTGCTGCTGATCGACGGCTACCGCGACGCCCCCTGGGGCTGGTTCATCTACGACGTCTGCGTGACCTACCGCGAGGGCAACGTCCACCACGCCTCCGCCCAGCGGTTCCGCGAGATCCTCGACCGCGCCGGCTTCCAGGCCGTCGCCCAGAAGGTCCACCGCGGCCCCGCCCCGTTCCTCCTCAACGAGGCGATCGCCGCCGAGCCCGCCCCGCTCTACCCCGCGCCCCACTTCCACCTGCGAACCCCGGCGACGGCCCCTCGCGAAGCTGAGGTCTGA
- a CDS encoding HesB/IscA family protein yields the protein MGVTLTEKAADEVKKIITDQSLPEDTVLRIGVQGGGCSGFSYSLNFDTDTSDRDRIADYFGVKLAIDKKFDPYLDGTVLDFYDGLEKRGFVFNNPNVVKSCGCGSSFQV from the coding sequence ATGGGCGTGACGCTGACCGAGAAGGCGGCCGACGAAGTCAAGAAGATCATCACCGACCAAAGCCTTCCCGAGGATACCGTTCTCCGCATCGGCGTCCAGGGCGGCGGCTGCAGCGGGTTCTCCTACAGCCTGAATTTCGACACCGACACCAGCGATCGCGACCGCATCGCCGATTACTTCGGCGTCAAGCTCGCCATCGACAAGAAGTTCGACCCCTACCTCGACGGCACCGTCCTCGACTTCTACGACGGGCTGGAGAAGCGCGGGTTCGTCTTCAACAACCCCAACGTCGTCAAGAGCTGCGGCTGCGGCTCCTCGTTCCAGGTCTGA
- a CDS encoding PfaD family polyunsaturated fatty acid/polyketide biosynthesis protein yields the protein MQRVETVREAWEEALGRVGRGVHVAIEHDGPPRVVESPGGETPDRVAFIPPCPIDRLGDASFRQAHGVRYACLAGAMANGIASVELVEAMGRAGMLGIFGAAGLGVDAVEKAVDRIQGSLGDKAPYGFNLIHSPQEPAIESAVVDLYLRKQVRLVEASAFLNLTPPVVRYRVAGIHRDERGRVVVPNRIIAKASRVEVAQRFLAPPPEKILRTLVEQGAITAEQAAMAATIPMADDLTAEADSGGHTDNQPLVILLPTFLALRDRMAAQYGYDRRLRIGAAGGISTPWAAAGALAMGAGYLVTGSVNQACVEAGTSDVVRTMLSQAQQADIAMAPAADMFEMGVKVQVLKRGTMFAMRAAKLYEYYRAYDRLESIPDADRATLEKTLFRIPLPEVWEQTRAFFARRDPAQIAKAEADAKYKMALVFRWYLGQSSHWANVGEPSRAVDYQIWCGPAMAAFNDWTRGTFLEKPENRRAADVALNLLHNAAVLLRARTAAMQGVVVPDGSPRLAPLPREEIEKLGSDL from the coding sequence GTGCAGCGCGTCGAGACAGTTCGTGAGGCCTGGGAGGAAGCGCTCGGGCGGGTCGGCCGAGGCGTCCACGTCGCGATCGAGCATGATGGCCCGCCCCGGGTCGTCGAGTCCCCTGGGGGCGAGACCCCCGATCGCGTCGCCTTCATCCCCCCCTGCCCGATCGACCGCCTCGGCGACGCCTCGTTTCGCCAGGCCCACGGCGTTCGCTACGCCTGCCTGGCCGGCGCGATGGCCAACGGGATCGCCTCCGTCGAACTCGTCGAGGCGATGGGCCGCGCCGGGATGCTCGGAATTTTCGGCGCGGCGGGGCTCGGCGTGGACGCCGTCGAGAAGGCCGTCGACCGGATTCAGGGCAGTTTGGGCGACAAAGCGCCGTATGGTTTCAATCTGATCCACAGCCCGCAGGAACCGGCGATAGAGTCCGCCGTGGTCGACCTCTACCTCCGGAAGCAAGTCCGTCTGGTGGAGGCCTCCGCGTTCCTCAACCTGACGCCGCCGGTGGTCCGATACCGGGTCGCGGGGATCCATCGCGACGAGCGAGGCCGGGTCGTCGTCCCGAATCGGATCATCGCCAAGGCGTCGCGGGTCGAGGTCGCCCAGCGGTTCCTCGCCCCCCCGCCGGAGAAGATCCTGCGGACGCTCGTCGAGCAAGGGGCGATCACGGCCGAACAGGCCGCGATGGCCGCGACCATCCCCATGGCCGACGACCTGACCGCCGAGGCCGATTCCGGCGGCCACACCGATAATCAGCCCCTGGTCATCCTGCTCCCCACCTTCCTCGCCCTCCGCGACCGGATGGCGGCCCAGTACGGCTACGACCGGCGGCTGCGCATCGGCGCGGCGGGGGGGATCTCCACCCCCTGGGCGGCGGCCGGAGCGCTCGCGATGGGTGCGGGCTACCTGGTGACGGGCTCCGTCAACCAAGCCTGCGTGGAGGCCGGCACCTCCGACGTCGTCCGCACGATGCTCTCCCAGGCCCAGCAGGCCGACATCGCCATGGCCCCCGCCGCCGACATGTTCGAGATGGGGGTCAAGGTGCAGGTCCTCAAGCGTGGGACCATGTTCGCCATGCGGGCCGCCAAGCTCTACGAATACTATCGAGCCTACGACCGCCTGGAATCGATCCCCGACGCCGACCGCGCGACGCTCGAGAAGACCCTCTTCCGCATCCCGCTGCCCGAGGTCTGGGAGCAGACCCGGGCCTTCTTCGCCCGCCGCGACCCGGCCCAGATCGCCAAGGCGGAGGCCGACGCCAAGTACAAGATGGCGCTGGTGTTCCGCTGGTATCTCGGCCAGTCCTCGCACTGGGCGAACGTCGGCGAGCCGTCGCGGGCGGTGGACTACCAGATCTGGTGCGGCCCGGCCATGGCCGCCTTCAACGACTGGACGCGCGGGACGTTCCTCGAGAAGCCCGAGAATCGTCGCGCGGCCGACGTCGCCCTGAACCTGCTCCACAACGCGGCGGTGCTGCTCCGGGCCCGAACCGCCGCGATGCAAGGGGTCGTCGTCCCCGACGGCTCGCCCCGTTTGGCCCCGCTGCCGCGTGAAGAGATTGAGAAGCTGGGGTCGGATCTTTAA